The following coding sequences are from one Bufo bufo chromosome 2, aBufBuf1.1, whole genome shotgun sequence window:
- the RAB2B gene encoding ras-related protein Rab-2B, producing the protein MSYAYLFKYIIIGDTGVGKSCLLLQFTDKRFQPVHDLTIGVEFGARMINIDGKPIKLQIWDTAGQESFRSITRSYYRGAAGALLVYDITRRETFSHLTSWLEDARQHSSSNMVIILIGNKSDLEGRRDVTREEGEAFAREHGLIFMETSAKTAANVEEAFIGTAKEIYKKIQLGLFDVNNEANGIKVGPQQSLTEPLGGARQSQAEGRGSSGCC; encoded by the exons GGGTGGGGAAATCCTGTCTACTGCTGCAGTTTACAGATAAGAGATTTCAGCCGGTCCACGATTTAACAATAG GAGTTGAGTTTGGGGCCCGAATGATCAATATTGATGGGAAACCCATCAAACTGCAGATCTGGGACACG GCAGGACAGGAAAGTTTCCGATCTATAACACGGTCTTATTACAGAGGCGCTGCCGGAGCACTGCTTGTGTATGATATCACCAG ACGAGAAACATTTAGCCACCTCACCTCCTGGTTGGAAGATGCTCGACAGCACTCCAGTAGCAACATGGTCATCATACTGATTGGAAACAAAAG TGACCTTGAGGGCCGTAGAGATGTTACAAGAGAGGAAGGAGAAGCATTTGCCCGTGAACACGGATTGATATTTATGGAAACTTCTGCTAAAACTGCTGCCAATGTGGAAGAG GCCTTTATTGGTACTGCCAAAGAAATATACAAGAAAATTCAACTTGGACTCTTTGATGTAAATAATGAG GCTAATGGAATCAAGGTTGGACCGCAGCAATCGTTAACGGAGCCACTAGGGGGAGCGCGGCAAAGCCAGGCAGAAGGGAGAGGATCATCTGGATGCTGCTGA